The following proteins come from a genomic window of Purpureocillium takamizusanense chromosome 13, complete sequence:
- a CDS encoding uncharacterized protein (COG:S~EggNog:ENOG503P1C3), whose protein sequence is MRYITIGAKILEKHIQSKAKRVSTTTGNRVSLFESLKADWTSNTQIQTDHADFRGLADPTTAETAYMQLFIAALRYFPYLSQEAPLQDSGGASIVAEVKKDYLVLLCRIAKQVGFSNQKIEELCAMDGADPRWELPETEKPCFWRGGKPSYSAFRELW, encoded by the coding sequence ATGAGGTACATAACAATTGGTGCGAAGATACTCGAGAAGCATATTCAGTCCAAGGCCAAGAGAGTCAGTACGACTACCGGCAACAGAGTCAGTCTTTTCGAGAGCCTCAAAGCAGACTGGACGAGCAACACGCAGATTCAAACCGACCATGCGGACTTTAGAGGCCTTGCAGATCCAACAACAGCCGAGACAGCCTACATGCAGCTTTTTATCGCTGCGCTGCGATACTTTCCATATCTGTCACAGGAGGCACCGTTGCAGGATTCTGGAGGAGCTTCCATTGTCGCCGAAGTAAAGAAAGATTATTTGGTGCTTCTCTGCCGCATTGCAAAACAAGTTGGCTTTTCGAATCAAAAGATTGAAGAATTGTgcgccatggacggcgccgacccTCGATGGGAGCTCCCGGAGACAGAGAAGCCATGCTTTTGGCGAGGCGGAAAGCCTTCGTATTCCGCCTTTCGCGAGCTCTGGA
- a CDS encoding uncharacterized protein (TransMembrane:1 (i86-106o)~EggNog:ENOG503PTFT) encodes MDEVELDECTVVLAIGGRAKRRLVPLGTTPLGAYAVSLQKLAGGILVLDCELHLQPEAKIPRIIGGPRPGHYTYHLMRPPRKPSQFAFGLYCDVLAMFSDLVIIFVEDFGGAEQVLRFICFWMRCAKAKNFPFQSRVLCVSTAPAATHLDEFNIMAAMSMELRKDEPAVSYSAADIKSIMRRCFALIRVIDPLDLSKGFWQNPISASTVEAGSQRTPLPRSTAVIRAAIASYAERPLAAFNAFLACRTSRPLPRRFEENLIEFIEKSRNVVQDHASIVASALVMDAHTDGGMQSKLRKLVAITACEIRLGMEGLTHGIKQMFTNIASRIFFAFSLFIEDWTLLDCEYHVMRLKDQRLAKKSISFGPNLTWDLSDVLRFNKGSVFVNIGGVYISNDDTNKDME; translated from the exons ATGGACGAGGTGGAATTGGACGAATGCACCGTGGTACTCGCAATTGGCGGCAGGGCGAAAAGACGACTGGTCCCCTTAGGCACGACCCCACTGGGGGCCTACGCTGTGTCGCTACAGAAGCTAGCTGGTGGCATTTTAGTGCTCGACTGCGAATTGCACCTCCAGCCAGAGGCGAAGATTCCTcgcatcatcggcggcccgcggccggGACACTATACGTACCATTTGATGCGACCACCGCGAAAGCCGTCTCAATTTGCCTTTGGCCTATATTGCGATGTCCTCGCCATGTTCAGCGATCTTGTGATCATTTTCGTCGAAGATTTCGGAGGGGCTGAGCAAGTTCTTCGGTTCATATGCTTCTGGATGCGATGCGCCAAAGCGAAGAATTTCCCTTTTCAATCTCGCGTGCTCTGCGTTTCAACGGCTCCAGCGGCGACACATCTGGACGAGTTCAACATAATGGCGGCTATGTCAATGGAACTGCGCAAGGACGAGCCGGCAGTTTCTTACTCGGCAGCGGACATCAAGAGCATCATGCGAAGGTGCTTTGCTCTCATACGAGTTATTGATCCACTCGACTTGTCCAAGGGTTTTTGGCAGAACCCTATATCTGCTAGTACAGTCGAGGCGGGGTCGCAACGCACACCATTGCCCCGCAGCACAGCGGTCATCCGCGCTGCGATCGCCAGTTACGCCGAGCGGCCACTCGCCGCATTCAACGCATTCTTGGCTTGCCGGACATCCAGACCGCTTCCACGACGTTTCGAAGAGAATCTTATCGAGTTCATAGAGAAGAGCCGGAATGTAGTGCAAGATCATGCGTCCATCGTGGCATCTGCCCTCGTCATGGACGCACATACCGATGGAGGGATGCAGAGTAAGCTCCGCAAGCTCGTCGCT ATCACGGCCTGCGAGATTCGGCTTGGAATGGAGGGCCTGACCCACGGCATCAAGCAAATGTTCACCAATATCGCGTCTA GAATATTCTTTGCTTTTTCGCTATTTATCGAAGACTGGACTCTTCTGGATTGCGAATACCACGTGATGAGGTTGAAAGACCAAAGATTGGCCAAGAAAAGCATCAGTTTCGGGCCGAATCTTACGTGGGATCTATCTGATGTGCTACGATTCAACAAAGGTAGCGTGTTTGTGAACATTGGTGGTGTTTACATCTCCAACGACGACACAAATAAGGACATGGAGTAA
- the TGL5 gene encoding Lipase 5 (COG:I~EggNog:ENOG503NU26), with protein sequence MPDLLLPPSGPPLAHNSQRGDPASRSKTSSSRRLSKPPQPVGLAGRLSRTCKSANDLFLSWKDGMTVEQREKAKARDERRSVLCFRIKTADSYKQWEAAAQELDTLEGNDAWKTDSLSGDYNPQLIQNRLQALDDARLRCDIRAMMHLVRTALSRDLGGMGNVDLYRHSYVGTKKLIERYVDSAIQTIDAVVAQSTIDKDVQSKDLLEGMLLSRQSFGRSALLLSGGGTFGMTHIGVLKALFEAQLLPRIISGASAGSIVCAVMCTRTDEEIPALINEFPFGDLGVFEAHDSQLGVLDHVRRLLTEGSWSDIANLTRVMRGLTGDLTFQEAYNRTRRILNICVSTASIYELPRLLNYVTAPNVMIWSAVAASCSVPLVFTSSPLLVKDPITGEHLPWNPTPQRFIDGSVDNDLPMTRLAEMFNVNHFIVSQVNPHVVPFLAKDDHLSPDGRADKSAASAADEFDWPSTIASLAKDEALHRLQFMAEIGLFPNLMTKCRSVLSQKYSGDITILPEITMHDLPRLMSNPTSDFMLRSSVLGERATWPKLSRIRDRCAIELALDRAVHRLRTRVVFSESQRDLRQLSSGMASMRVNMPVSISGRPPTAGSLAPWLTGHLPRRQRRRSGGSVQTMADGRLGFDSNITDDDTAEEERLEMVRRRSRDSSPTTLRKPKLKRAARSHVHVPQHRALFTAVSPLHDTQSHPGFSFARPLSGGEFKGARLKPAVSVPWAPYVESPRGTAASPTDEVETSEQDHSSDADAELATEESDPDPYEGQQQRAGPAKDAMEQEVVASS encoded by the coding sequence ATGCCAGACctgctgttgccgccgagCGGCCCCCCCTTGGCGCACAATTCACAACGGGGAGATCCGGCGTCCCGATccaagacgtcgtcgagccgacGGCTGTCAAAACCACCGCAACCTGTCGGCCTTGCCGGCCGACTGTCGCGAACATGCAAGAGCGCCAACGACCTCTTTCTCAGTTGGAAGGATGGCATGACGGTCGAGCAACGCGAAAAGGCAAAGGCACGCGACGAGAGAAGGAGCGTCCTGTGCTTCCGCATCAAGACGGCCGACTCCTACAAGCAGTgggaagccgccgcccaggagcTGGACACGCTCGAGGGCAACGACGCCTGGAAGACCGACTCCTTGTCCGGCGACTACAACCCCCAGCTCATCCAGAACAGgctgcaggccctcgatgACGCCCGCCTGCGATGCGACATCCGCGCCATGATGCACCTCGTCCGCACCGCCCTCTCGCGAgacctcggcggcatgggcaacGTCGACCTCTACCGCCACTCGTACGTCGGCACCAAGAAGCTCATCGAGCGGTACGTCGACTCGGCCATCCAGACCattgacgccgtcgtcgcgcagagCACCATCGACAAGGATGTCCAGTCCAAGGATCTGCTCGAGGGCATGCTCCTGTCCCGCCAGAGCTTTGGGCGCAgcgccctgctgctctccggcggcggcacctttGGCATGACGCACATAGGCGTGCTCAAGGCCCTGTTCGAGGCCCAGCTGCTCCCGAGGATCATATCCGGGGCCAGCGCCGGGAGCATAGTCTGCGCTGTCATGTGCACGcgcaccgacgaggagattCCCGCCCTCATCAACGAGTTTCCCTTTGGTGACCTCGGCGTATTCGAGGCCCACGATagccagctcggcgtcctcgaccacGTTCGCCGTCTTCTGACCGAGGGCAGCTGGTCCGACATTGCCAATCTCACCCGGGTCATGCGCGGCTTGACCGGCGACCTGACGTTCCAGGAAGCCTACAACCGCACCCGCCGCATCCTCAACATTTgcgtgtcgacggcgtccatCTACGAGCTGCCTCGGCTGCTCAACTATGTCACCGCACCCAACGTCATGATATGGTCTGCCGTCGCGGCCTCGTGCTCCGTCCCCCTCGTCTTCACCtcgtcccccctcctcgtcaaGGATCCCATCACCGGCGAGCATCTCCCCTGGAACCCCACCCCGCAGCGCTTCATCGACGGCTCCGTCGACAACGACCTGCCCATGACCCGCCTCGCAGAGATGTTCAATGTCAACCACTTCATCGTCTCCCAGGTCAACCCCCACGTGGTCCCCTTTCTTGCCAAGGATGACCATCTCTCCCCCGACGGCCGAGCGGACAAGAGCGcagcgagcgccgccgacgagttTGATTGGCCTTCGACCATTGCGtcgctggccaaggacgaggccctgcaTAGACTGCAGTTCATGGCAGAAATTGGCCTGTTCCCCAACCTCATGACCAAATGCCGAAGCGTCCTCAGTCAAAAGTACTCGGGCGACATCACCATCCTGCCTGAGATTACGATGCACGACCTGCCGCGGCTCATGAGCAATCCGACCTCCGACTTCATGCTGAGGTCGTCTGTTCTCGGCGAGCGGGCAACATGGCCGAAGCTCAGTAGAATCAGGGACCGGTGCGCCATCGAGCTGGCTCTGGACCGCGCGGTACATCGTCTGCGCACGAGAGTCGTGTTTTCCGAGAGCCAAAGGGATCTGAGGCAGCTCAGCTCCGGCATGGCCAGCATGCGCGTCAACATGCCTGTGTCCATCTCGGGTcggccgcccacggcgggCTCCCTGGCTCCGTGGTTGACGGGACACCTGCCcagacggcaacggcgcagATCAGGAGGGAGTGTCCAGACCATGGCAGACGGACGGCTCGGCTTTGATAGTAACAtcacggacgacgacacagccgaggaggagcggctgGAGATGGTCAGGCGTCGAAGCCGCGACAGCTCGCCCACTACCCTCCGCAAGCCCAAGCTGAAGCGGGCTGCCAGAAGTCATGTTCATGTCCCCCAGCACCGGGCCCTCTTcacggccgtctcgccgctgcACGACACGCAAAGTCACCCTGGGTTCAGCTTTGCCCGGCCTCTGTCGGGGGGCGAGTTTAAGGGCGCTAGGCTGAAGCCGGCTGTCTCCGTGCCATGGGCGCCTTACGTGGAGTCCCCGCGCGGGACAGCCGCATCTCCGACGGATGAAGTAGAGACGAGCGAGCAGGATCACTCCAGCGACGCGGATGCGGAGCTCGCCACGGAAGAGAGCGACCCGGACCCCTACGAGGGACAGCAGCAGAGGGCTGGGCCGGCGAAGGATGCCATGGAGcaggaggtggtggcctcGTCCTGA
- a CDS encoding uncharacterized protein (EggNog:ENOG503PZMV), which produces MDFESPQGQSFGLAGTFSVKQDRIASQFKKFGVKREKDVKKCDFIIANTDALNNKFVNDAKAANLPVLNEGWIESVLEGQAWIVPDTTHFHFKPGSTSAPEASAESKPDQTETAVENADALEQQRQQDLMQQEELRKENEKRKQDEEKRKQDEKRKQDDEKRKQDEKRKQDDEQRKQDDEKRKQDDEKRKQDEKRKQDEEKRQENEEEQDEERDDQRQEDNEDHQPDEESHHTEDERESPDEESPEPEGEKSKEDGKRRGQHEEKRKPTLQAPPILKPAWGGRTVQGARAHWYNSSRAQNELVVAVHPADECKPEHQQRKNYVLNIDFVVRHFLFVSDPQTVFPSHKNPSKTKRNLRASWLLPRKDSGAQGQAYIDKRGHVLSVTGDAILRGHKMDDFDWWGTATDGRVCYNAGILPGETEPQVWARTTQKKIWKHIDPEIDAIRQVFGQPALAEESVRRRTGDGKSRILENLAECERWLKEEEDD; this is translated from the coding sequence ATGGATTTCGAATCCCCTCAAGGACAGTCTTTCGGCCTCGCCGGAACTTTCTCCGTGAAACAAGACCGAATCGCCTCGCAGTTCAAGAAATTCGGAGTCAAAAGAGAAAAGGATGTGAAGAAATGTGACTTCATCATCGCAAACACGGATGCCTTGAACAACAAATTTGTCAATGATGCAAAGGCTGCAAACCTCCCAGTCCTTAACGAAGGCTGGATAGAATCAGTTTTGGAAGGGCAGGCGTGGATTGTGCCCGATACAACGCATTTTCATTTTAAACCTGGATCTACTTCAGCGCCAGAAGCTAGCGCAGAAAGCAAGCCCGACCAAACCGAGACCGCTGTCGAAAATGCCGACGCACTTGAGCAACAGCGCCAGCAGGACCTGATGCAACAAGAAGAGCTGCGCAAAGAAAATGAGAAGCGCAAGCAAGATgaggagaagcgcaagcaagacgagaagcgcaagcaagacgacgagaagcgcaagcaagacgagaagcgcaagcaagacgacgagcagcgcaagcaagacgacgagaagcgcaagcaagacgacgagaagcgcaagcaagacgagaagcgcaagcaaGATGAGGAGAAGCGTCAGGAAAACGAagaggagcaggacgaggagcgagaCGACCAGCGCCAGGAAGATAATGAAGATCATCAGCCAGACGAAGAAAGCCATCACACGGAAGACGAACGTGAGAgccccgacgaggagagccCCGAACCAGAGGGGGAGAAGAGCAAAGAAGACGGCAAGAGGCGTGGGCAACACGAAGAAAAGCGCAAACCAACATTGCAAGCCCCGCCCATCTTGAAACCTGCCTGGGGTGGCCGTACCGTTCAAGGAGCGCGAGCACATTGGTATAATAGCAGCCGCGCGCAGAACGagcttgttgttgctgttcATCCCGCGGACGAATGCAAGCCAGAACATCAGCAGCGCAAGAACTACGTTCTGAATATCGACTTCGTTGTTCGACACTTCCTGTTTGTGTCCGATCCGCAGACTGTATTCCCCTCACACAAGAACCCATCAAAGACGAAACGAAATCTCCGCGCGTCCTGGCTGCTTCCACGGAAAGATTCAGGCGCACAGGGCCAAGCTTACATCGACAAGCGAGGCCATGTTTTGTCCGTTActggcgacgccatcctgCGGGGCCATAAAATGGATGATTTTGACTGGTGGGGTACCGCGACCGATGGCAGAGTGTGCTACAACGCAGGCATTTTGCCGGGTGAGACCGAGCCCCAGGTGTGGGCACGAACAACACAGAAGAAAATTTGGAAGCATATCGACCCTGAGATTGATGCCATCCGACAGGTATTTGGTCAACCCGCTCTTGCCGAGGAAAGTGTGCGGAGAAGGACTGGGGATGGCAAATCACGGATTTTGGAGAACCTGGCCGAGTGTGAAAGGTGgttgaaggaggaggaggacgactAA
- a CDS encoding uncharacterized protein (EggNog:ENOG503P40B~COG:G), translating into MSHPAAAYFSTQEDYTACSPNMEQNLDHGRPPTPEHHPTAGVRVHRQEIEAIVACAFPASELLSVVQLGSGESYNNRIYFLELRHPRPPSSEESASQRVVLKVNGRFFGANKVQNEVACFQLLERYCPEVPTPRALAWSEDGTVATMDTPFKKGSCALGLPAGVDELQHGGWILMSRVPGGPVATDDLDQATLAQLGGQLGDMVASLRQNVPAQKHCGNICLPPGDPGADTVPRLDGSSLTIRDILQEGIKTGEPVKSANAYYRLRLEEKLHELETTDTYAPNRAIVQPLRTFISETLPHLGLAGGGIPAGEFVMTHYDLSPRNVLVSGQPPRVTGLVDFEFAGFFCPVEEFLNDCIGNAGDWPQVFYDAYLERLREKGVSTPAHGFDPDVWERYHWLETLAGQIAPWELPGDYADDELREKLREAEVGVREMLGKLTGSTKST; encoded by the exons ATGAGTCACCCGGCGGctgcgtacttc TCAACCCAAGAAGACTACACTGCTTGCTCGCCTAATATGGAGCAAAATCTTGATCACGGTCGGCCCCCGACGCCGGAACATCATCCCACGGCAGGCGTCCGCGTCCACCGCCAGGAGATTGaagccatcgtcgcctgCGCGTTCCCGGCATCTGAGCTCCTCTCCGTGGTCCAACTCGGCTCGGGCGAGTCGTACAACAACAGGATCTACTTCCTCGAGCTCCGCCACCCACGCCCACCATCATCAGAAGAGAGCGCGAGCCAGCGCGTCGTGTTGAAAGTCAACGGTCGCTTCTTCGGCGCAAACAAGGTGCAGAACGAGGTGGCCTGCTTCCAGCTGCTCGAGAGATATTGTCCCGAAGtaccgacgccgcgggctcTCGCTTGGTCCGAGGACGGGACGGTGGCCACCATGGACACGCCCTTCAAGAAGGGGAGCTGCGCGCTCGGCCTGCCCGCGGGtgtggacgagctgcagcatGGCGGTTGGATCTTGATGTCGCGGGTTCCCGGAGGGCCCGTCGCGACCGACGATCTGGATCAGGCCACGCTTGCTCAActcggcgggcagctgggCGACATGGTCGCGTCCCTGCGCCAAAACGTGCCAGCTCAAAAGCATTGCGGCAATATTTGCCTGCCGCCTGGCGATCCCGGGGCGGACACCGTCCCGCGACTGGATGGCTCGTCTTTGACTATCCGAGACATCCTCCAAGAAGGCATCAAGACCGGCGAGCCCGTCAAAAGCGCCAACGCATACTACCGGCTCCGgctggaggagaagctgcacGAGCTGGAGACCACGGATACGTATGCGCCAAACCGAGCAATCGTACAGCCCCTCCGAACCTTCATCTCCGAGACACTACCGCATCTCGggcttgcgggcggcggcattcCCGCCGGCGAGTTCGTCATGACGCACTACGACCTCTCGCCGCGCAACGTTCTCGTCTCGggtcagccgccgcgcgtcaCCGGGCTCGTGGACTTTGAGTTTGCGGGCTTCTTCTGCCCTGTGGAGGAATTTCTGAATGACTGCATCGGGAATGCCGGCGACTGGCCGCAAGTGTTCTATGACGCGTATCTGGAGCGACTCAGGGAGAAGGGtgtgtcgacgccggcgcacGGCTTCGACCCGGATGTGTGGGAACGCTACCATTGGCTCGAGACGCTGGCAGGGCAGATTGCGCCTTGGGAGCTGCCTGGAGACTACGCAGATGACGAATTGCGTGAGAAGTTGAGGGAGGCGGAAGTCGGCGTACGGGAGATGCTGGGGAAACTCACGGGTTCTACCAAGTCCACGTAG
- a CDS encoding uncharacterized protein (EggNog:ENOG503PCXC): MPSKSHEDKEWPISLTRARAGNEDDILAVALEALHHYDNNPIDDSEFLADKTKRYLQEIWSQWLRFAERIKAHPEDTWLALCIGSDDAKARCRAFLESYVRTSMVKRPCLGAEEWQEVRTVNCAVTLEDVWAALVRNADENVLKRKRGEDRERAHLWSLRYSSRDKGSRSSPAYEIGQWIPQLALKLGLSLKQLFTKRETTPEDIILILSTLWSRAEDIRCSPSTRIAFDCSIILGGIGGWRPKSVVNIKYEQVQFAWVRDPFDPQITRLAATVTIRHVKQRQNRIQRGQRSEVKFSITTVPCRQLCLLTFWVSRALADNAFEAGFTASSQVFRAEPLEPGIDYVPLLWKSNTKDKSIHSISYNTYWSIWNRALFVSGLRDEDAMRPYAMRVGGGGRLDGSLTAPLRNFILSNSTEVYEHSYLPIHLNKDLMKVAYRDKAGQNEEMVSMMSRAFLRRDPYAPIYITKDDFASFEKRNDLSSLRKQYREAKDDPVKAQKIKSRIKYLLDWLERLRIQEVRKEYFDEVDKLRAQGITTHHLRTTQATNPRKQRDIVGSSVAVRIGKLLDEDVGPVSAATVLLAYLQEKSEREVFPQEQITAHERQPVALSRCLLCNYPYANVSSLTRHVRKHHEDTFREPFDCPECQRNGDTQRISALPAAWSNHVLRYHGKQHTPNLWSKPKPEGVKRAKRACASDGVAAPRRRRKLEDEPDDGHFEPKWEKSPDPHVDEEFWVTGRCHDYDEEALELFEPGYIP; this comes from the exons ATGCCTTCCAAGTCTCATGAAGACAAGGAGTGGCCCATTTCACTTACACGAGCACGTGCGGGCAACGAAGATGACATCCTGGCTGTTGCTCTTGAAGCCCTTCATCACTACGACAACAACCCCATCGACGACTCCGAGTTCCTCGCGGACAAGACAAAGCGATATCTACAAGAAATATGGAGTCAGTGGCTTCG GTTCGCCGAGCGGATCAAGGCACACCCGGAAGACACGTGGCTCGCTCTCTGTATCGGGTCAGACGATGCCAAAGCACGCTGTCGGGCCTTCCTTGAGTCCTATGTGAGGACCTCTATGGTGAAGCGCCCGTGTCTCGGCGCGGAAGAATGGCAGGAAGTTCGAACCGTCAACTGTGCCGTGACGCTGGAAGATGTTTGGGCAGCACTCGTTCGGAATGCCGACGAAAATGTGctgaagaggaagaggggtGAAGACAGGGAGAGGGCTCACCTCTGGAGCCTCCGCTATTCGTCACGAGATAAAGGTTCTCGCAGCAGTCCTGCGTACGAAATTGGACAG TGGATTCCCCAGCTTGCCTTGAAGCTTGGCCTATCTCTGAAGCAGCTTTTCACGAAGAGAGAAACCACCCCGGAGGATATCATCTTGATACTATCAACGCTTTGGAGTCGCGCAGAGGATATCCGCTGCAGCCCTAGTACCCGCATCGCTTTCGACTGCTCtatcatcctcggcggcattgGAGGCTGGCGTCCCAAGAGCGTAGTGAACATCAAGTATGAGCAGGTTCAATTCGCATGGGTCCGTGACCCTTTTGACCCGCAGATAACgaggctcgccgccaccgtcacgATACGCCACGTCAAGCAGAGACAAAACCGTATACAAAGAGGCCAAAGATCGGA GGTCAAGTTTTCCATCACAACGGTGCCTTGCCGTCAGCTGTGCCTCCTCACCTTCTGGGTTTCGCGAGCGTTAGCGGACAACGCATTCGAGGCTGGATTCACGGCATCCAGTCAAGTTTTCCGCGCGGAGCCGCTTGAGCCGGGCATTGACTACGTTCCGCTGCTCTGGAAGTCAAATACGAAGGACAAATCCATCCATTCTATCTCTTACAACACCTACTGGAGTATCTGGAACCGCGCTTTGTTTGTATCAGGGCTTCgtgacgaggacgccatGCGGCCCTACGCCATGAGagttggcggcggtgggagGCTAGACG GCAGTTTAACCGCCCCGCTCCGGAACTTTATTTTGTCGAACTCTACCGAGGTGTATGAGCACAGCTACTTGCCTATACATCTGAACAAGGACTTGATGAAGGTCGCGTACCGAGACAAAGCAGGACAGAACGAAGAGATGGTGTCCATGATGAGCCGAGCCTTTCTACGGCGTGACCCTTATGCGCCAATCTACATCACGAAGGACGATTTTGCCAGTTTCGAGAAGCGCAACGACCTCAGCAGCCTACGAAAGCAGTACCGGGAAGCAAAAGACGATCCGGTAAAAGCGCAAAAGATTAAGTCACGCATCAAGTACCTACTTGACTGGCTGGAACGACTGCGAATTCAGGAGGTGCGGAAAGAATActtcgacgaggtcgacaaGCTGAGGGCACAAGGCATTACCACGCACCATTTGCGCACGACGCAGGCAACCAACCCCCGCAAGCAGAGAGATATCGTCGGCAGCTCTGTCGCGGTGCGTATCGGTAAGTTGTTAGACGAAGACGTTGGTCCGGTGTCCGCGGCGACAGTGCTTCTGGCATATCTGCAAGAAAAGTCCGAGAGGGAAGTGTTCCCGCAGGAACAGATCACGGCCCACGAACGCCAGCCTGTCGCTCTTTCGAGATGCTTACTCTGCAACTATCCATACGCCAACGTCTCGAGCCTAACCAGACATGTTCGGAAACACCACGAAGATACCTTTCGCGAGCCATTCGACTGCCCCGAGTGCCAGCGTAACGGGGACACCCAACGAATAAGTGCATTGCCGGCAGCATGGAGCAACCATGTCCTGCGCTATCACGGCAAGCAGCACACGCCAAACTTGTGGTCAAAACCAAAGCCGGAGGGGGTGAAACGGGCTAAAAGAGCATGCGCAAGCGACGGAGTGGCTGCACCGCGGAGGAGACGAAAGCTAGAGGATGAGCCTGACGATGGCCACTTCGAACCAAAATGGGAGAAGTCACCTGATCCTCATGTTGACGAGGAGTTTTGGGTCACCGGCAGGTGCCACGACTACGACGAAGAGGCCTTGGAGCTGTTCGAGCCCGGTTATATCCCGTGA